A genomic stretch from Streptomyces sp. QL37 includes:
- a CDS encoding ACT domain-containing protein produces the protein MTGERDLRTLLRGLRPELRPGRYVYTTLPGGEAPTGVTPVVTVTEREGLTLVVPEAQAEESGLPYHFVAAWITLRVHSALDAVGLTAAVSLALTDEGVSCNVVAGFHHDHLFVPYERAADAVRALEALAAESG, from the coding sequence ATGACGGGCGAGCGCGATCTTCGGACACTCCTGCGGGGCCTGCGACCGGAGCTCAGGCCCGGCCGCTACGTCTACACGACTCTTCCCGGCGGCGAGGCGCCCACCGGCGTCACCCCGGTGGTCACGGTCACCGAGCGGGAAGGGCTGACGCTCGTCGTCCCCGAGGCGCAGGCCGAGGAGTCAGGGCTCCCGTACCACTTCGTCGCCGCCTGGATCACTCTCCGTGTGCATTCCGCCCTGGACGCCGTCGGACTGACCGCCGCGGTCTCCCTGGCCCTCACCGACGAGGGCGTCAGCTGCAACGTCGTCGCCGGATTCCACCACGACCACCTGTTCGTGCCGTACGAACGGGCGGCCGACGCGGTCCGGGCGCTCGAAGCGCTGGCCGCGGAGTCCGGGTAG
- a CDS encoding family 2 encapsulin nanocompartment cargo protein terpene cyclase — translation MAQPFSLPDFYVPYPARLNPHLEAARTHTREWARGMGMLEGSGIWEEKDLESHDYALLCAYTHPDCSAEALSLVTDWYVWVFFFDDHFLELFKRTPDREGGKRYLDRLPAFMPMERGAATPEPDNPVEAGLADLWARTVPAMSDAWRARFAEATENLLNESLWELSNINEGRIANPVEYIEMRRKVGGAPWSAGLVEYAANAEVPDSVAGSRPLRVLRDAFSDGVHLRNDLFSYQREVEDEGENSNGVLVLERFLGCSTQEAAEAVNDLLTSRLQQFENTALTELGPLCAEKGLTPDGTAAVLAYVKGLQDWQSGGHEWHMRSSRYMNGGGAGESVPGFGMAAASLRLTPRAESLRLRSHTHVPFQRVGPSLLPDFDMPFSTTLSPHLDGARVRIVDWSRRMGLLEAQPGVPGSHIWDEERLLATDLPLCAAGLHPDATPDELDLSSGWLTWGTYGDDWFPVVHGRTRDLAGARLANERLSLFMPLDGASVPEPVNALERGLADLWQRTAGPMDDGARRTFREAVESMTASWLWELANQAQNRIPDPVDYMEMRRATFGSDLTMSLCRLGHGRKVPDAVYRSGPMRSLENAAADYACLLNDLFSYQKEIEYEGEVHNGVLVVQNFFGVDYPTGVAIVHDLMNSRMRQFQHVAEQELPVLYDDFGLDADARNVLAGYVLELQHWMAGILIWHRDCRRYREEDLRRGTGTPWHISGPTGFGTSAARVTRLLTQGRFSPAGTAPREVASAGRTDRR, via the coding sequence ATGGCACAGCCCTTCTCACTGCCGGACTTCTACGTGCCGTACCCGGCGCGTCTCAACCCTCATCTGGAGGCTGCCCGGACCCATACGCGGGAGTGGGCGCGCGGAATGGGGATGCTGGAGGGTTCCGGTATCTGGGAGGAGAAGGACCTCGAGTCCCACGACTACGCGCTGCTCTGCGCCTACACCCACCCCGACTGCTCGGCCGAGGCCTTGTCCCTGGTCACCGACTGGTATGTGTGGGTCTTCTTCTTCGACGACCACTTCCTCGAACTGTTCAAACGCACCCCGGACCGTGAGGGCGGGAAGCGGTATCTGGACCGGCTGCCCGCCTTCATGCCGATGGAGCGGGGCGCCGCCACACCGGAGCCGGACAATCCGGTGGAGGCGGGGCTGGCAGATCTCTGGGCGAGGACCGTGCCGGCCATGTCCGACGCGTGGCGGGCCCGGTTCGCCGAGGCGACGGAGAACCTGCTCAACGAGTCCCTGTGGGAGCTCTCGAACATCAACGAGGGGCGGATCGCCAACCCCGTCGAGTACATCGAGATGCGCCGCAAGGTCGGTGGAGCACCGTGGTCGGCGGGGCTGGTGGAGTACGCGGCGAACGCGGAGGTCCCTGACTCGGTGGCGGGATCGCGCCCGCTGCGCGTGCTGAGGGACGCGTTCTCCGACGGGGTGCATCTGCGCAACGACCTGTTCTCGTACCAGCGCGAGGTCGAGGACGAGGGCGAGAACAGCAACGGTGTCCTGGTCCTGGAGCGGTTCCTTGGCTGCTCGACCCAGGAGGCGGCCGAGGCGGTCAACGATCTGCTCACGTCGCGACTGCAGCAGTTCGAGAACACCGCCCTCACCGAACTCGGTCCGCTCTGCGCGGAGAAGGGTCTCACGCCTGACGGAACCGCCGCTGTCCTGGCGTACGTCAAGGGGCTTCAGGACTGGCAGTCCGGCGGGCACGAGTGGCACATGCGCTCGAGCCGCTACATGAACGGCGGCGGCGCGGGTGAGAGCGTCCCCGGTTTCGGAATGGCCGCGGCCTCGCTGCGCCTCACCCCCCGCGCCGAGTCGCTCCGGCTGCGCAGCCATACGCACGTTCCGTTCCAGCGCGTCGGTCCGTCGCTGCTGCCCGACTTCGACATGCCGTTCAGCACGACGCTGAGTCCGCATCTGGACGGGGCGCGCGTACGGATCGTGGACTGGTCGCGCCGGATGGGGCTGCTGGAGGCACAGCCGGGTGTGCCGGGCTCGCACATCTGGGACGAGGAGCGGCTCCTCGCGACCGATCTGCCCCTCTGCGCGGCGGGACTGCATCCGGACGCCACCCCGGACGAGCTCGACCTGTCCTCGGGGTGGCTGACCTGGGGGACGTACGGTGACGACTGGTTCCCCGTGGTACACGGCCGGACTCGTGATCTGGCGGGAGCGCGGCTGGCCAACGAGCGGCTGTCCCTGTTCATGCCGCTGGACGGAGCGTCCGTGCCCGAGCCGGTCAACGCGCTGGAGCGCGGGCTGGCGGACCTCTGGCAGCGGACGGCGGGGCCGATGGACGACGGCGCGCGCCGCACATTCCGGGAGGCGGTGGAATCGATGACGGCGAGCTGGCTCTGGGAGCTGGCGAACCAGGCGCAGAACCGGATCCCCGATCCGGTGGACTACATGGAGATGCGCCGCGCGACCTTCGGTTCTGACCTCACGATGAGCCTGTGCCGGCTGGGTCACGGCAGGAAGGTGCCTGACGCGGTGTACCGCAGCGGCCCGATGCGATCCCTGGAGAACGCCGCGGCGGACTACGCGTGCCTGCTGAACGACCTCTTCTCGTACCAGAAGGAGATCGAGTACGAGGGCGAGGTCCACAACGGTGTCCTGGTCGTCCAGAATTTCTTCGGTGTGGACTATCCGACGGGTGTCGCGATCGTGCACGACCTGATGAACTCGCGGATGCGGCAGTTCCAGCACGTCGCCGAGCAGGAACTTCCGGTTCTCTACGACGACTTCGGCCTGGACGCGGATGCGAGGAACGTCCTGGCCGGTTATGTGCTGGAGCTCCAGCACTGGATGGCCGGGATCCTGATCTGGCACCGGGACTGCCGGCGCTACCGCGAGGAGGATCTGCGCCGGGGCACCGGCACCCCGTGGCACATCAGCGGCCCCACGGGGTTCGGGACATCGGCGGCGCGGGTCACACGACTGTTGACGCAGGGACGTTTCAGCCCTGCTGGAACAGCTCCGCGGGAAGTGGCTTCAGCAGGGCGTACAGATCGTCGGTGA
- a CDS encoding peptidoglycan recognition family protein yields the protein MTSKQRIRLALALTTAGALSVALLSPAAAGADTVRPECPRGLACDWVPAAYQQTGEPEDKETYGNYDTANRPDSNSIRFIVLHDTEVDYDTTLKIFQNPANQTSAHYVVRSADGHVTQMVKNKDVAWQAGNWYLNSHSIGIEQEGVAAEGAKWYTPEMYRSTARLVRHLAAEYDIPLDRQHILGHDGVPPTSAAGTRNMHWDPGPYWDWNRFMALLGEPTVPTAPRSSELVTVSADFTKNQQEFRDCEKSVDLPRQGSSAVPLHTEPSADSPLFSDPGLHPDGSPGTNCAADWGSKISATQQAVVADKAPGWTAIWWYGDKAWFRTPDGTRTVTPTSGRIVRPKAGKEEVPVYGVAYPEKAEYPTDFAKPTVGSPLVYTIKAGQAFPGGGEAPTGYYYAPTIDSSKPYDHTYFRGGQKYVTVQIGHRIGFVKASDVDVVRAGS from the coding sequence ATGACGTCGAAGCAGAGGATCAGACTCGCGCTCGCACTGACCACGGCAGGGGCGCTGAGCGTGGCGCTCCTCTCCCCGGCCGCGGCAGGAGCGGACACCGTACGGCCGGAATGTCCGCGCGGGCTCGCCTGCGACTGGGTCCCCGCGGCCTACCAGCAGACCGGCGAGCCGGAGGACAAGGAGACCTACGGCAACTACGACACGGCGAACCGGCCCGACAGCAACTCCATCAGATTCATCGTCCTGCACGACACCGAGGTCGACTACGACACCACCCTGAAGATCTTCCAGAACCCGGCCAACCAGACTTCCGCCCACTACGTGGTGCGCTCGGCAGACGGCCATGTCACACAGATGGTGAAGAACAAGGACGTCGCCTGGCAGGCGGGCAATTGGTACCTCAACTCCCACTCCATCGGCATCGAGCAGGAGGGCGTCGCGGCCGAGGGCGCCAAGTGGTACACCCCCGAGATGTACCGGTCGACCGCACGCCTCGTACGTCACCTGGCGGCCGAGTACGACATCCCGCTCGACCGGCAGCACATCCTCGGCCACGACGGCGTGCCGCCCACCAGCGCGGCGGGCACCCGGAACATGCACTGGGACCCGGGCCCCTACTGGGACTGGAACCGCTTCATGGCGTTGCTCGGCGAGCCCACCGTACCGACCGCCCCCAGGAGCAGTGAACTGGTCACGGTCAGCGCGGACTTCACCAAGAACCAGCAGGAGTTCCGCGACTGCGAGAAGAGCGTCGATCTGCCCCGCCAGGGCAGCAGCGCGGTACCCCTCCACACCGAACCGTCCGCGGACTCCCCGCTCTTCTCCGACCCGGGGCTGCACCCTGACGGCTCGCCCGGGACGAACTGCGCGGCGGACTGGGGCAGCAAGATCAGCGCCACCCAGCAGGCTGTCGTGGCCGACAAGGCGCCCGGCTGGACGGCGATCTGGTGGTACGGCGACAAGGCGTGGTTCCGCACGCCTGACGGGACCCGGACCGTCACGCCCACATCCGGCCGCATCGTGCGGCCGAAGGCCGGTAAGGAGGAAGTGCCGGTGTACGGCGTCGCCTACCCGGAGAAGGCGGAGTACCCCACGGACTTCGCCAAGCCGACCGTGGGCAGCCCGCTCGTCTACACCATCAAGGCGGGGCAGGCCTTCCCCGGAGGCGGCGAGGCGCCCACCGGCTACTACTACGCGCCGACGATCGACAGTTCGAAGCCGTACGACCACACGTACTTCCGCGGCGGCCAGAAGTATGTGACGGTCCAGATCGGACACCGGATCGGCTTCGTGAAGGCGTCCGACGTCGATGTGGTGCGGGCCGGGTCATGA
- a CDS encoding aminoglycoside phosphotransferase family protein gives MYTASSSVSAPPRPLRPSGAGGGPYLDPRAAPPASGTGRTRRAAGPGSPPLSGRLDLSGAQGAQLRMAIASVHRICPEFNPVQVLRRSGRSVLIVGTTGRATAVAKCLLDHSPAWTERFRHEIAAYRAFVRHRPPVRAPRLIAADPENCTLVIERMPGRVAALTRHPAEAPPRADMRAVLGAVSRINAWRPPAGLFDAPLDYASRIARYHELGLFTDRDLGDLQKLLHGLAHAGGRQGMGQFCHGDALLSNILLPPTGPVLVDWEHAGWYLPGYDLATLWAVLGDAPASRRQISQLAQAAGAAARDAFLVNLMIVLTREIRTYETAVQRAMREGAPAGGGQARQGLLTSGEEQRLLLRRLHDDCAMARRAVRAAVGTR, from the coding sequence ATGTACACAGCATCGTCCTCCGTGTCCGCCCCGCCCCGGCCGCTCCGTCCCTCGGGGGCGGGCGGCGGGCCGTATCTCGACCCCCGCGCCGCGCCACCGGCGTCCGGCACGGGTCGGACCCGGCGGGCGGCGGGGCCGGGCTCCCCACCGCTCAGCGGAAGACTGGACCTGTCCGGCGCGCAGGGCGCGCAGCTGCGGATGGCCATCGCCTCCGTGCACCGCATCTGCCCGGAGTTCAATCCCGTGCAGGTGCTGCGCCGCAGCGGGCGCTCGGTGCTCATCGTGGGCACCACCGGCCGCGCGACCGCGGTGGCCAAGTGTTTACTCGACCACTCCCCCGCGTGGACGGAGCGGTTCCGGCACGAAATAGCGGCATACCGCGCCTTCGTCAGGCACCGCCCACCGGTCCGGGCCCCGCGGCTCATCGCAGCCGACCCGGAGAACTGCACGCTGGTGATCGAGCGGATGCCCGGACGGGTCGCGGCGCTGACGAGGCATCCCGCGGAGGCGCCGCCCCGTGCTGACATGCGGGCCGTGCTCGGAGCCGTCAGCCGGATCAATGCCTGGAGGCCACCGGCCGGACTGTTCGACGCCCCGCTGGACTACGCCTCACGCATCGCCCGCTATCACGAGCTGGGTCTCTTCACCGATCGCGATCTGGGTGACCTTCAGAAGCTGCTGCACGGTCTGGCCCACGCCGGCGGCCGGCAGGGCATGGGCCAGTTCTGTCACGGCGACGCCCTGCTCTCGAACATCCTGCTGCCGCCCACCGGGCCCGTGCTGGTCGACTGGGAGCACGCCGGCTGGTATCTGCCGGGATACGACCTGGCGACCCTCTGGGCGGTACTCGGTGACGCACCGGCGTCCCGGCGCCAGATCAGCCAGCTGGCACAGGCGGCCGGAGCTGCCGCCCGTGACGCCTTCCTGGTGAACCTCATGATCGTGCTGACCCGGGAGATCCGTACGTACGAGACGGCTGTCCAGCGGGCCATGCGCGAAGGGGCGCCGGCCGGAGGCGGCCAGGCACGGCAGGGCCTGCTGACCTCCGGCGAGGAGCAGAGGCTCCTGCTGCGCAGGCTGCACGACGACTGCGCGATGGCCCGGCGGGCCGTGCGCGCCGCTGTGGGGACACGCTGA
- a CDS encoding SpoIIE family protein phosphatase, which yields MPSHLFADRPAPQPPERDAVDALIDRTRLLRGDVDAVRRDTSVIDDDDPQQRWQRALCDLAVHQLDDLGEHLGQLRDGIPDATAAEPVGERLPASAEPPTGSLLSRVGSAEWNLLTDEVSWSDELYQIFGRDRGAGGLSLDELPSVLLAEDQPLLTSMVTDCLVDGRPIDGEFRILLPDGGMRTLHMMGEPVLDADGCTASMWAVLRDVSRLRRSQHLVGRTRDTLRRQEQMARAEHRMAVELQEAVLPPWRGSLPIPGQGASGLDIAAHYLPSGSSDLIGGDWYDALPLPDGRTLLTVGDLTGHGIPATSAMAMLLGALRGMAVAGVDPGPVMGHLNQLIECSAQPALGSAVCCRFDPATGTLAWAQAGHPAPLLFRDGVGRPLPAPDGVLLGAASGVTYEQDQVDLLPGDVLVLHTGGLTDRSGGPDMLLGLAPRLAQARTAQDCVRAVVEELGSAERLDDACVLVARVEA from the coding sequence ATGCCGTCCCATCTGTTTGCGGACCGCCCCGCCCCACAACCCCCCGAGCGGGACGCCGTCGATGCCCTGATCGATCGGACCCGGCTGCTGCGCGGTGACGTGGACGCGGTCCGGCGCGACACCTCCGTGATCGACGACGACGACCCGCAGCAGCGCTGGCAGCGGGCGCTCTGCGACCTTGCCGTCCATCAGCTCGACGACCTCGGCGAGCACCTGGGACAGCTGAGGGACGGCATCCCCGATGCCACGGCCGCGGAGCCCGTAGGAGAACGCCTCCCCGCGTCGGCCGAGCCGCCGACCGGTTCACTCCTCAGCAGGGTGGGCAGCGCCGAGTGGAACCTGCTCACGGACGAGGTCAGCTGGTCCGACGAGCTCTACCAGATCTTCGGCAGGGACCGGGGGGCAGGAGGGCTGTCCCTGGACGAGCTGCCGTCCGTGCTCCTCGCGGAGGACCAGCCTCTCCTGACGTCGATGGTGACCGACTGCCTGGTGGACGGGCGGCCGATAGACGGCGAATTCCGGATCCTGCTGCCCGACGGCGGCATGCGCACGCTGCACATGATGGGCGAACCCGTTCTCGACGCGGACGGCTGCACGGCATCCATGTGGGCGGTCCTGCGCGACGTGAGCAGGCTGCGGCGCAGCCAGCACCTCGTGGGCAGGACACGGGACACCTTGCGGCGGCAGGAACAGATGGCCCGGGCCGAGCACCGGATGGCGGTGGAACTCCAGGAGGCCGTGCTTCCGCCGTGGCGCGGCTCGCTGCCGATACCCGGTCAGGGCGCGAGCGGTTTGGACATCGCCGCGCATTACCTGCCCTCGGGGTCGAGCGACCTCATCGGCGGCGACTGGTACGACGCGCTGCCACTCCCGGACGGAAGGACCCTGCTCACGGTCGGTGACCTCACCGGCCACGGGATCCCGGCCACCTCGGCCATGGCGATGCTGCTCGGCGCGCTGCGCGGCATGGCCGTGGCAGGCGTCGACCCCGGGCCGGTCATGGGCCATCTGAACCAGCTGATCGAGTGCTCGGCACAGCCCGCCCTGGGCAGCGCCGTGTGCTGCCGCTTCGACCCGGCGACCGGCACGCTGGCCTGGGCACAGGCAGGGCACCCCGCGCCGCTGCTGTTCCGCGACGGAGTGGGACGTCCGCTGCCGGCGCCGGACGGAGTGCTCCTCGGGGCGGCATCCGGAGTCACCTACGAGCAGGACCAGGTGGACCTGCTGCCGGGCGATGTTCTCGTACTGCACACCGGCGGACTGACGGACCGGAGCGGCGGCCCGGACATGCTTCTGGGGCTGGCGCCTCGGCTCGCACAGGCCCGCACGGCGCAGGACTGCGTACGGGCCGTGGTCGAGGAGCTCGGATCTGCCGAACGGCTCGACGATGCCTGCGTGTTGGTGGCCCGCGTCGAGGCATGA
- the rpmG gene encoding 50S ribosomal protein L33 — MARSETRPVVLLRSTAGTGHTYVTRKSRRNNPDRLELRKFDPAAGRHVTFREAR, encoded by the coding sequence ATGGCGCGCAGTGAGACCAGGCCTGTCGTCCTGCTCCGGTCCACCGCCGGAACCGGGCACACCTATGTGACGCGGAAGAGCAGGCGTAACAACCCCGACCGGCTGGAACTGCGGAAGTTCGACCCGGCCGCAGGGCGTCATGTCACATTCCGTGAGGCCCGCTGA
- a CDS encoding tetratricopeptide repeat protein: MSAQKKDELLAEAVRLREEGHPEQARERLLSLTASFPDAADVAYQTAWVHDVLGLEAEAVPYYERSLQGDGLTEEERRGALLGLGSTYRVLGRFGQAVETLRRGVSEFPDDGALRTFLSMALFNTGEHHEAMQLLLRLLASTSDSPRVQRYRPAIEHYAADLTQTM, from the coding sequence ATGAGCGCACAGAAGAAGGACGAACTGCTGGCGGAAGCAGTGCGGCTGCGAGAAGAAGGCCACCCCGAACAGGCCAGGGAACGCCTCCTCTCCCTCACCGCCTCGTTCCCCGACGCGGCGGACGTCGCCTATCAGACCGCCTGGGTCCACGATGTGCTCGGCCTGGAGGCCGAGGCCGTCCCGTACTACGAGCGGAGTCTTCAGGGTGACGGCCTGACCGAGGAGGAGCGCCGGGGCGCACTGCTGGGTCTCGGCAGCACCTACCGTGTTCTGGGCAGGTTCGGTCAAGCCGTCGAGACGCTCAGGCGCGGTGTGTCGGAATTCCCGGACGACGGGGCGCTGAGGACTTTTCTTTCCATGGCTCTGTTCAACACCGGCGAGCACCACGAGGCGATGCAACTCCTGCTGCGCCTGCTGGCGTCCACGAGCGACAGCCCGCGCGTCCAGCGGTACCGGCCCGCCATCGAGCACTACGCGGCGGATCTCACGCAGACCATGTGA